The Streptomyces sp. NBC_00510 genomic interval CACCTCGGCTGGCTGCGGGCGGTGCGCGTGGACGGCGTCGACCTGCTCCCGCGCCTGCTGGCCGACGAGGCGGCGCTCACCTCCTTCGAGGAGGGCAAGCTCTTCGGCGCCGACTGGCTGCGCACCCTCGGCTCGGTGCCCAACGAGTACCTGAACTACTACTACTCCAACCGGGAGACCGTCGCCGCCGCGCGCGACGCCGAGCACACCCGCGGCGCCTTCCTCCTGGAGCAGCAGCAGCGCTTCTACGAGACGATGCGCGCCCCGGGCACCGAGCCCTTCGCGGCCTGGGACGCCACCCGCCTGGAGCGCGAGACCACCTACGGCGCCGACGTGCGGGAGGCCGCGGGAGCCGGCGAACGCGACTCGTGCGACCTGGAGTCCGGCGGCTACGAGAAGGTCGCCCTCGCCCTGATGCGGGCCATCGCCCTCGACGAGCGCACCACGCTGATCCTCAACGTCCGCAACCGCCGCGCCCTGGAGCCGCTCGACGCCGAGGCCGTCGTGGAGGTGCCCTGCCACGTGGACGCCAACGGCGCCCGCCCGATCGTCGGCGATCCGCTGCCCGGCCACGCCGTCGGCCTGGTCACCTCCGTCAAGGCCGTCGAGCGCGACGTCATCCGTGCCGCCACCACCGGCGAGCGCGCCGCCGCCCTGCGCGCCTTCGCGCTCCACCCGCTCGTCGACTCCGTCGCCGTCGCCCAGCGTCTGCTCGACGGCTACCGCAAGCACGTACCCGACCTCGCCTACCTCCGGGACTGAGGGGAACAGCACCCATGCACGACGACCGCAAGCAGGTCGAGGCGCGCCTCGACCGCGTCCTCGAACAGCGCATCCGCCCCGCGGTGTACGCCGCGTCGGTGCCGCTGACGCTCACCGCGTGGCACGTGGACGGCGAACCGGTGCCGGTGGGCGAGGCGCTGGCCGCCGGGTACGTGCCCTTCGCGGTCGG includes:
- a CDS encoding 6-phospho-beta-glucosidase — its product is MRLTILGGGGFRVPLVYRALLEDRAAGRVTHVTLHDLDPGRLDAIVRVLRQQAQGYPDAPGVTVTTDLDAAVTGADFVFSAIRVGGLAGRVVDERVALDEGVLGQETVGPGGIAYGLRTIPVAVDIARRIARLAPDAWVINFTNPAGMVTEAMSHHLGDRVIGICDSPVGLGRRVARALGVDAGRAWFDYAGLNHLGWLRAVRVDGVDLLPRLLADEAALTSFEEGKLFGADWLRTLGSVPNEYLNYYYSNRETVAAARDAEHTRGAFLLEQQQRFYETMRAPGTEPFAAWDATRLERETTYGADVREAAGAGERDSCDLESGGYEKVALALMRAIALDERTTLILNVRNRRALEPLDAEAVVEVPCHVDANGARPIVGDPLPGHAVGLVTSVKAVERDVIRAATTGERAAALRAFALHPLVDSVAVAQRLLDGYRKHVPDLAYLRD